In Desulfuromonas thiophila, a single window of DNA contains:
- the mntA gene encoding type VII toxin-antitoxin system MntA family adenylyltransferase antitoxin, with product MSRVEKDPQDGRNMLRLEKYLRSVLAGQSDVAAVYLLGSALSGKMRRDSDIDLALLPVTGQKISMRTRLELAAQLEERLNRTIDIGVITAQNLVYAREAILNGRRLVTLHRDDTEAAETRLLGSYFTFRQDRKEVEESYRVVRQCRPE from the coding sequence ATGAGCCGTGTGGAAAAAGACCCGCAGGATGGACGAAATATGTTGAGGCTCGAAAAATATCTCCGTTCTGTTCTGGCGGGCCAATCTGACGTTGCCGCTGTTTATCTGCTGGGCTCTGCGCTTTCGGGCAAGATGCGTCGAGACAGTGATATTGATCTTGCCTTGCTTCCTGTAACAGGACAAAAAATATCCATGCGAACACGTCTGGAATTGGCGGCTCAACTTGAGGAAAGGTTGAATAGAACGATTGATATTGGCGTGATAACGGCCCAAAATCTGGTGTATGCCAGAGAGGCGATACTGAATGGCCGACGTCTTGTCACCTTGCATCGGGATGACACTGAGGCGGCGGAAACTCGCTTGTTGGGGAGTTATTTCACGTTTCGTCAGGATCGAAAAGAAGTAGAGGAGAGCTATCGTGTCGTCAGACAATGTCGGCCTGAATAA